In the Natronolimnobius baerhuensis genome, one interval contains:
- a CDS encoding DUF7344 domain-containing protein, producing the protein MNRTETVHILASADRQIILDELLVREDPIPIEALSRIVASRRHKLPPANVTETRVEQAQSRLVHKHLPELADSATIDIDWSSETVTLCEGDSLQQLLETAAELDTWPPTDLQGPTHRQR; encoded by the coding sequence ATGAATCGGACGGAGACAGTGCACATCCTCGCCAGTGCGGACCGCCAGATTATCCTCGATGAGTTGCTTGTCCGTGAGGATCCGATTCCAATCGAGGCGCTCTCGAGAATTGTCGCAAGCCGTCGGCACAAACTGCCGCCAGCAAACGTAACGGAGACGAGGGTCGAGCAGGCACAGAGCCGACTGGTTCACAAACACCTGCCGGAACTCGCCGATTCCGCTACTATCGATATCGACTGGTCGTCAGAGACAGTGACACTTTGTGAGGGTGACAGTCTCCAGCAACTGCTCGAGACGGCGGCGGAGTTAGATACCTGGCCGCCGACTGACTTACAGGGACCTACGCACCGCCAGCGGTAG
- a CDS encoding double zinc ribbon domain-containing protein, with protein sequence MSKITFRADDALVEDLEALDLSKSEAMREALRAYLDGPHSSEATRSSAAQSDAAGAKGEQARTRDHKAVTEDTAIDDIVRERVDELVSERLTALGLDPTDPMNTDSRAHPHENESQDINVTISLADRELNTHQQRDSHARTRGDVSDTHGPSDEHPAVGHRVDGDRQQTPPPRDHEHDHTGDTTHSTSCAQCGETVDEDHVYCPNCGEKAAHRLFCECGDEYRSDWAFCPSCGRRTASADVLESNSR encoded by the coding sequence ATGAGTAAGATCACGTTTCGCGCCGACGATGCCCTCGTCGAGGACCTCGAGGCGCTCGACCTCTCGAAAAGCGAGGCGATGCGAGAGGCGCTTCGAGCGTATCTCGACGGGCCACACTCGAGCGAGGCCACCAGGTCCAGCGCCGCGCAGAGTGACGCCGCCGGGGCCAAGGGTGAGCAAGCGCGCACACGTGATCACAAGGCAGTCACCGAGGACACCGCAATCGACGACATCGTTCGCGAGCGCGTCGACGAGCTAGTTTCGGAGCGACTGACAGCACTTGGGCTCGATCCGACGGACCCGATGAACACGGACTCGCGTGCACACCCACACGAGAATGAGTCCCAAGATATCAACGTGACAATCTCGCTTGCGGACCGTGAGCTGAACACGCACCAGCAACGCGACTCACACGCACGGACTCGAGGCGATGTGTCTGACACGCACGGTCCATCCGACGAGCACCCAGCTGTCGGACATCGTGTGGACGGTGACCGACAGCAGACCCCGCCACCTCGAGACCACGAACACGACCACACCGGCGATACCACACACTCGACGTCGTGTGCACAGTGTGGCGAAACCGTCGACGAAGACCACGTGTACTGTCCGAACTGCGGCGAAAAAGCCGCACATCGGCTGTTCTGTGAGTGTGGGGATGAATATCGTTCAGACTGGGCGTTCTGTCCGAGCTGTGGGCGTCGGACAGCCTCAGCGGACGTCCTCGAGTCGAATAGTCGGTAA
- a CDS encoding ribbon-helix-helix domain-containing protein, whose protein sequence is MERVTLRIPKQQIEEVEQLVDSGEFPNRSEAIRSAVREMINEEYDGQTDHSRQRNWAKV, encoded by the coding sequence ATGGAGCGTGTGACACTGCGAATTCCGAAACAGCAGATCGAGGAGGTAGAGCAACTGGTCGATTCGGGCGAGTTCCCGAACCGGAGCGAGGCAATCCGGTCGGCCGTCCGTGAAATGATTAACGAGGAGTACGACGGACAGACCGACCACTCCCGTCAGCGAAACTGGGCAAAGGTGTAA